The genomic stretch CCCGCCAGCGCCAGCCCCACGACCAGCACCTCCAGCGTGACCCGCCGGGGGGACGGCCGGGCCGCGGCCACGTCGTCGCGCCGCTCGTGCAGCGGCGTACGATGCGCGAGCGACACCCGGACCGCCGCGAACACCACGGCCGTGACCACCACGACCGCCGGGCCTGCATGCACGACGGGCAGCACCGGCCCGGGCACGAGGAACGACAGGGCATACCCGGCGAGGGCCGCGGGCGCCACGGCGAGCGCGGTCAGCGCCGCCCCGGCGCCGGCCACCTGCCGCAGCGACCCACCCCGGGCCCGCGCCAGCCCCAGCGGGTGCTCCATCCGGTCGGTCAGCAACCGCACGCCCAGCACGATCACGCCGAGCGCGACCGCGAGCAGCCCCCCGAGCGCCAGGAAAATCACGGTCTGCGCACTGGCCAGCGCGGCGCTGAAGTCGCCGAGCAGGTTGGGCAGCCCGGTGTCCAAGCGGTGCGGGCTGGGGCTCACCACCTGGACCGGCATCAGCCGCTCCAGCTCGGTGACCGCCGCTGCGACGTCCGGCACGGCCAGCGCGCTCGCGGCCCGCCCGTCGAGGGGAAGGACCCACCGGTAGGTGAGGTGGCGGGACTCGCCGCTCAGCGCGGTCAGCCCCGCGTCGGACATCACCGTCGTGACGTGGTACTCGAAGTCCAGCCCGCCCGGCGGCAACTGCCTGGAGACGTGCAGGACGTCGGCGTGGTGACTCCAGTAACGATCGTCCGGGTTCTTGGCCTTGAAGAGGCCGACGATCTTCACGGCGACGTAGTCGCTCTCGCCCAGCACCTTGGTCTGGCCGATCCCGAGGCCCATCTCGCGGACGGCCTCCTCCACGACGCCCACCTCGATCAGCGGGATCGTCTCGCCCTCGTGGCGCGTCGTGGACAGCGGGCCGGGCGCCCGCCCCCGCACCCACTCCACCCGCTGGTCGGCGTCGGACAGCCAGCCGAGGTTGATGTACGTCCGCCCGCTGGTCCCGGCGACGGGCGTGCGGGAGGTCTTGGCGCTCATGTGACCGGTGGGCGCGAGCAGGGGCCGCAGCGCCGCGGGGACGATCTGGCGCCATTGAGGGTAGAGGGATGCGAACTGGCCACGCTCGTGCAGATCCTGTTCGGGGGAACGCGGCTCCGAGGCCACAGTCAGGTCCGTCTGCACGGCGGGGGCGGTGGTCAGCGACCTGCGCAGCGCCTCGTCGAACGACGCCTGCGTCGCGCGGGGCAGCCCGGCGACGAGCAGGCAGGCGACCGCACTCAGCGCGATGAGCACGGTCAGCGTGCCCGCGTTCGCCCGGGCCAGGAGGGGAATCCTCACCGCTCCTCCACGACGTGCCCACGCCGCAGGCGTCGCGCCAGCCCGGCGACGATCGCGAACAGCACCCCGGTCATCAGCGCCAGCATCGCCGCCGTGGCCGCCCACGGAATGTCGAGCAGCACGCCGGGGGTCACCGCCGCCGCCTGTCCGGTCAGCACGATGTGCGGCACCACCAGCGTCCCGACGGCCACGGCGAGTCCGGTGCCGGCCGCCAGCGACAGCCCGATGACGAACGCCTGCTCCGTCGCCAGCAGCCCGAGCACCTGCCGGGAACTGGTCCCGAGCGCCCGCAACACGGCGAACTCCGCTCTCCGCTCCCGTGCCGCGACCGCCGCGTTCACCAGGAATCCGAGCGTCGCGAACCCGAGTGCCGCGGCGAACCCCAGCATGAGCGCCCCTTGCAGCCCGCTGGCCAGCGGGTCGTCCCGCAGCGCGGCGGCCAGCTCCCGCTGGTCGACCGCGGTCACGTCCCATCCGGGGCTCTTGCGAAGCGCCGCTCGCGCCGGATCGGTGTCGTCGGCGGCGAGCCACCACTCGGTGGCCGGCCTGGGCTGCTCGGCCGCGGCCAGCTCGTGCGCCTGCAGCGTCCCCCAGTCGGCGAGCACAGCCTTCTGCCCGGCCGCGGCCGTCGGCATGCTCTGTACGACACCCACCACCTTGACCTGCAGGACCCGGCCGGCGAGGCTGATCCGCCCGGCCTTTCCGGCCCCCATCTTGAGTGCGGTGGCGAGGTCGGCGGTAAGCACCACGGGCAGCGGCCCGAGCTGCTTCAGCGGCCCGAAGGCGATCACGCCGGGCACGTCGCCGGAGGGCCGGGGCACCGCCACGTCCTGGCCGTCCGCGCTCAGCCCGCCCAGCCTCAGCCCGGCCGGCGAGCTCGCGACGACGCCGCGCAGCGACAGCGGGTACGTGATCTTCCCGGACCGCCCGGCCGGCGACCGCAGATCGAGCTCCAACTGGTTCTCGCCCTTCCGCAGCACGCCGAGGGGCAGGTCCCGCCACACGCCCAGCGCGTCGGACAGCACCAGCCGCGCCGGGACTTCGGCGTCCGCCTCGACCCGCACGACGAGCATACGAGGCTGCCCGGGAAGGTCCAGCTTGCCCGCCTGCCTGCCGACGAGGGCCCGGGACATGTCGGCGACCGTCTGCGCCGACAGGTCGGGACGCAGCTGGAACAGCTCACCGAGCTGGGCCGCGTCGAGGCCGAGCAGCAGCGTGTCCTCGTTGCTCACCTCGGTCTGCCCGCGAAAGGCGGGAGAGGCCGCGGTGACGCCTGGCAGAGCGCTGAACACCGTGCCCCGCCCGAGCGACCCCAGCTCCGGCCCGTCCGGCGGCCCCGACAGCCGCAGGTCGGCGCCGGCCTGGTGGCGGGCCTGGTCGAGTTGCGAGGCCCGCCAGGTGGCGGCGGTGGTCATGGAGAGGATGCCGATCGCGATCGCCATGGTCAGCAGCAGCGCGGGACCGCCGTACCTGAGCGGCCGTCTACTGACCTGCCACGCCCCCAGCGCGGGGGCGAGCGCGGGCCGCCGGGAGGTCAGCCGCTCGGCCAGCCGCGAAACGCGCGGCACCAGCCGCAGCCCCAGCATGCCGCCCGCGAGCAACGCCAGCGCGGGTCCCGAGATGATGAGCGGGTCGATGCCGAGCCCGCCCGCCGCCGTCGCGGTGACCGGCGCGCCGTAGCGCCGCAGCTGCCAGATCGCCAGCGCGGCCACCGCGAGCAGCCCCAGGTCCGCGCCGGCCCGCTCGATCAGCCCGCGCACGCCGCCGCGGCCACGCGCCGACAGCTCCTCCACGTACGTGCGCCGCGCGCCCGCCAGGGCCGGCAACATCAGCAGCACGGCAGAGGCCAGGGCCACGCCGAAGGACACGAGGAACGTGCCGAGGTCGGCGGACGGCGCCAGACGCACCCCCGAGGCCCTGAGCCACGGCAACTGGTTGACCAGCGCGAGCAGCGGCGGGCCCAGGAACGGCGCGACGACCGCGCACGGCAGCGCCACCAGCAGCGCCTCGCCCCCGGCCAGCGCGGCCAGGCGGATCGTGCCCGCGCCGCGCGAGCGCAGCAGCGCCACCTCCATGCGGCGGTGGTCGGCCAGCAGCCGCGCGGTGAGCATCAGCGCGTACCCGGCCAGCAACAGCAGCTGCAGCACCGGGATCAGCATGGTCGAGCGGGCCACCAGCGCCGCGGTGTCGAGCTGGGTGAGGACCTCCGGCAGGCGGCTGGCGACCACGCAGCTCACGCAGCCGGCCGCCGTCAGCCGCTCGCCCGCCTGGCCCACCGCGTCCGCCATCGGGCGCAGCCGCTCGGGCGTCAGCGCGCTCAGGTCGGGCTCCGCCGTCCAGACGGTCCTGACGCTGGTCGCGAAGCGCGCCACGAACGTCTCCCGCGCCACCATCAACGGCCCATAGGTGGTGAAGTCGCCGCGCTCGACGCCCCTGCTCAGCAACTGCTCGCCCGCCCAGCGCTCGTCCGACGTGTCGCGGAGCTGGAAGACGCCGACGATGCGGACCGTGACCGGGCGCGGATCGAGCCTGCCCTTCGTGACGAACTCCCTGCCGACCTCGAACCCGGTGGCCGAGGACGCCGGCAGCGAGATCGCCGCCTCGATCGTCGATCCGCCGGCGCGCGGCCAGGTGCCGGAGATCAGCTCGGCGTGCCGGTCGAGCCCGTCATGGCTGCCGAACCTGAGCAGCTCGGGCTGCTGCTCGCCTTCCTGGCCCGGCATGACGTACGAGTCGGAGCGGAAGCTGGTGGTGATCGCAGGGACCGCGGCGTAGGCGCGGGCGAGCTCGTCCCGCACCGCCCGGTCGTACCTGGGAAAGGTCTCGGCGGTGATCTGGGCGCCCACGGTGGCGGCCGTCTGCCGGTACGAAGCCTGCTCCATCGTCCTGCGGACACCGGCGTCGGCGATGGAGGAGGCGTACATGGTCAAGGCGACCAACGTGGTGGTCGCCAGGAGAATCGACCCGAGCGCGGCCAGCAGGAGCAACGGCTCGTTGAACGCCCTCTTGACGATCACCGGCCCCCGCATGTGTCCCATTCAAAGCGCCCGGGGCCGAAGGCCGGAAGGTGATCACTGCAACGGTGACGCACCCGGTATGGCGATGTGATATCGAAATCGTGACAAAACCGTACGCAAAAACGCCGCACCCCTGAACGGGTGCGGCGTCTGCCGTGCCAGGTGTTACTTGGCGGCGGCCAGCGCGGCGGCCTGCTTGGCGATCGCCGACTTGCGGTTGGCAGCCTGGTTCTTGTGGATGACGCCCTTGCTGGCGGCCTTGTCCAGCTGGCGGGCGGCGGCCTTCTGCAGTGCCGCAGCCTGCTCGACGTCGCCCTGCTCGGCGGCCTCGCGGAACTTGCGGACAGCGGTCTTCAGAGAAGACTTGACCGCCTTGTTGCGCAGACGAGCCTTCTCGTTCTGCTTGTTGCGCTTGATCTGGGACTTGATGTTCGCCACGAAGAAGCCTCGGTGAAAGTCTGAGTGATTGGATGGGGCGCGCGGGCTCGAGAGAGGGCGCGCCACACGCAGTTGTACAGGTTACCAATAACCCAGGGGCCTGCTCAAATCAACGCCAGCGTGTCATGTACTCTCGCCAGTCTTCTTCCGTGGCGGCGAAGTCCACGTAGAGGGCCAGGCCGAAGCGCTCGCGGCGGCCGTGCTCGGTCAGCGCCAGCCTAGCGCCCTCGGCGGCCATCGCGACGCTCTCGGCCGCGTCGGCCCAGGCCAGCCCGTGGTCGTGGTAGGCCGGGGCGCCGATGAGCACCAGTTTGTCGTCGGGGGCCAGGTCCAGGGCGAGCTCGGCCTGGCGGGCCACGTAGCCGCCGTAAAGGGACTGCAGCGGGGTGAACGAGTCGTAGGTCATGACGGCGACCTGGTCGACGCGGCTCACGACCTGCTGGAAGTAGCCGTGGGACCAGTATTTGTCGTGGCTCAGGATCGCTCTGGCGGTCAGGCGCATGCCCGGGTACGGCTCGATCTGCGGGACCGACGTGGACAGGAGCTTCGTGTGCTGCCGGGTGCGTTCCAGCAGGTCAAGGAACTCGCTGTCGTCGTCGCCGATGGGCTCGAAGTTGTAGTGGATGCCGTCGTAGCCCTGTTTCATGATGGCGGCGACGCCGGCGAGGACGTTGTCGCGGGACTTGGGGTCGTCGAGGTCGAGACCGTTCTTGACGGCCTGGCCGAGCCAGGCGGAGACACGGACGGCTGGAAGGTGCTGACGCATCCACTTCACGAAATTTGCGGCATTGGGATATTTGGAGGGTTTTAAGCTGCCGTCCCATTCGAACGGGCCTGAGTGGACGTACACGTCCTTGATGCCTGTGGCGCGCAGCCGTACCGCTAACTGCTGCACGTCACGCTCGGTGCGGCGGCCGTCCACCCACATATGGCCCAGCCAGAGGGCGTCGTTGCCAGTGCTCTTCGCCCAGGCCGCCGGGGCACCGGTAAACTGAAGGCGGAGCGCGGCGGCGAGGAGGCCGGCCAGCGCGACCACGACGGCCAAGGCAAGCGCGAGCAGGCGCAGGCCGCGGCGGATGACGGTTCGGGCAATCACCCGGGCATGTCACCATGAAAGACGCTTGACCTCAACCCTGTCGAAACGGACTTCGGTGCGCACTCAGCCTGGCCAGACCGACCCCGCGTTGATCCGCAACTTCTGCATCATCGCGCACATCGACCATGGCAAGTCGACCCTTGCCGACCGGATGCTGCAGATCACCGGCGTGGTCGACGACCGCTCCATGCGCGCTCAATATCTCGACAGGATGGACATCGAGCGCGAGCGCGGCATCACGATCAAGTCGCAGGCCGTCCGGCTGCCGTGGGACGGCCACGTGCTCAACATGATCGACACGCCGGGGCACGTGGACTTCACCTACGAGGTGTCCCGTTCGCTGCAGGCGTGCGAGGGCGCGATCCTGCTGGTCGACGCGGCCCAGGGCATCGAGGCGCAGACGCTGGCCAACCTCTACCTGGCCATGAACGCCGACCTGCACATCATCCCGGTCCTCAACAAGATCGACCTGCCCGCGGCGCAGCCGGAGAAGTTCGCCGAGGAGCTGGCCGGGCTGATCGGCTGCGACCCGTCCGACGTGCTCAGGGTGTCGGGCAAGACCGGCGAGGGCGTGCGCGAGCTGCTCGACCACGTCGTCCAGACCGTCCCCGCGCCGATCGGGAACGCCGACACGGCCGCCCGGGCGCTGATCTTCGACTCGGTCTATGACACGTACCGTGGCGTGGTGACGTACGTCCGGGTGATCGACGGGCACCTCGGCAAGCGCGAGCGCATCCTGATGATGTCCACCATGGCCACCCACGAGACGCTGGAGATCGGCGTCATCTCGCCCGAGCCCAAGGTCTCCGACCGGGGCCTCGGCGTGGGCGAGGTGGGCTACCTCATCACCGGCGTCAAGGACGTGCGCCAGTCGCGGGTCGGTGACACCGTCACCTCGGCGACCAAACCGGCCGGCGAGATGCTGGCGGGCTACGAGCACCCGAAGCCGATGGTGTTCTCCGGGCTCTATCCGATCGACGGCGACGAATACCCCGAGCTGCGCGAGGCGCTCGACAAGCTTCAGCTCAACGACGCCGCGCTCGTCTACGAGCCGGAGACCTCGGCCGCGCTCGGCTTCGGCTTCCGCGTCGGCTTCCTCGGGCTGCTCCACATGGAGATCGTGCGCGAGCGGCTGGAGCGGGAGTTCGGGCTGTCGCTGATCTCGACCGCGCCCAACGTGGTCTACCGCGTGGTCATGGAGGACGGCAAGGAGCTCACGGTCACCAACCCGTCGGAGTTCCCGACGGGCGGGAAGATCGCGCAGGTCTTCGAGCCGGTCACCAAGTCCACGATCCTGGCCCCGTCCGAGTTCATCGGCGCGATCATGGAGATCTGCCAGGGGCGGCGCGGACAGCTGCTCGGCATGGACTACCTGTCGGAGGACCGCGTCGAGATCCGCTACACGCTGCCGCTCGGCGAGATCATCTTCGACTTCTTCGACCAGCTCAAGTCGCGCACCCGCGGCTACGCCTCGCTGGACTACGAGCCGGCGGGGGAGCAGGAGGCCGATCTGGTCAAGGTCGACATCCTGCTGCAGGGCGAGCCCGTGGACGCCTTCAGCGCGATCGTCCACAAGGACAAGGCTTACACCTACGGCGTCGACATGGCGAAGAAGCTGCGCGAGTTGATCCCGCGGCAGCAGTTCGAGGTGCCGATCCAGGCCGCCATCGGCGCCCGGGTCATCGCCCGCGAGAACATCCGCGCCATCCGCAAGGACGTCCTGGCCAAGTGTTACGGCGGTGACATCAGCCGTAAGCGCAAGCTGCTGGAGAAGCAGAAGGAAGGCAAGAAGCGGATGAAGATGGTCGGCCGCGTCGAGGTGCCCCAGGAGGCCTTCGTCGCCGCGCTGTCCACCGACTCCAGCGCCGACAAGGCCAAGAAGTAACGTTCAGAGCCCCAAGATCTCCGGTGTGTGCGCGAGCGCGCGCCAGCGTGACCTGGGGTCGGCGAGCAGCCGGCGGGCTTGGAGGTCCATCAGCCCGCCGACGCCGGTCATCTCGGCGGCCAGGACGCCGTCCGCGCGCCTGAACTCCTGCCTGACCAGGAACGTCCTCCCTTCGCCCCACTCGAACGCGCACGTCACGTCCACCTCGTCGCCGCCGCGCAACTCCCGGTGGTAGCGGATGGTGTTCTCCAGAGTGACGGGGCCGACGCCGCTGGCCAGCAGGTTGTCGATCGTGATGCCGGCGGCGCGCAGGCACTCCCAACGGGCATGGTCGCCGTACTGGTGATAGACAGCGCCGTTGACGTGGCCCTGCGTGTCGAGCTCGTAGCCGCGGACGGCGACGCGCACCGAGAACGTCATGAGCGCTCCTCCATCCAGGCGTGGGACTTGGCGGTGAGGTAGCGCAGCCCATCGTCGCCGAGTTCCACCCACTCGCCGCGCGCCCAGCCTCCCGTGGTCTGAGGGGCGAACCCGTGCCGCTGGAACAGCTCCGACGCCTCCTTCTGAGTGAGGCCACGGCGCCCCCACTCCCGGATGACCCGGGCCGTCCGCTCGTCCTCGCCCGCATCCTGATCGCCGAGCGCTCCCGCCAGCTCCTCCAGCCCGCGCGCGATGAGCCTCAGTGCGGACTGGATCTTCGGTACGTCCATATCCCATCGCCTATCAATCGGCAGCGATTGCCTATCGATCGTAACGGCTACCCTGAATGCATGGAAGTGGTGCAAACGGCGCGGATGCTGCTATCTCGCGTCACAGGCGACGACCTGCCGGCCGTGCACGAGCTTCACTCCGACTCGCGTACGAGCGTGTACAACCCGTCCGGTCCGTCCCCCGATCTGGAGTCCAGCCGGGCCATGCTGGATC from Nonomuraea polychroma encodes the following:
- a CDS encoding FtsX-like permease family protein — protein: MRIPLLARANAGTLTVLIALSAVACLLVAGLPRATQASFDEALRRSLTTAPAVQTDLTVASEPRSPEQDLHERGQFASLYPQWRQIVPAALRPLLAPTGHMSAKTSRTPVAGTSGRTYINLGWLSDADQRVEWVRGRAPGPLSTTRHEGETIPLIEVGVVEEAVREMGLGIGQTKVLGESDYVAVKIVGLFKAKNPDDRYWSHHADVLHVSRQLPPGGLDFEYHVTTVMSDAGLTALSGESRHLTYRWVLPLDGRAASALAVPDVAAAVTELERLMPVQVVSPSPHRLDTGLPNLLGDFSAALASAQTVIFLALGGLLAVALGVIVLGVRLLTDRMEHPLGLARARGGSLRQVAGAGAALTALAVAPAALAGYALSFLVPGPVLPVVHAGPAVVVVTAVVFAAVRVSLAHRTPLHERRDDVAAARPSPRRVTLEVLVVGLALAGAYLLRERGLSQDPFLLLVPVALTLAAALITLRCYPYPLRLLVRLAGRGRSAVPFLGLTRAARARSASGLPVLILLPALAVSVFATVISSGIASTQVRASWQQVGAPIKVTSVGEIQASVIEKVRATDGVEQVVVAQTGRVQLADVPEWAAAIAVDMAQWQRLVAGTPISLPTLSGDTSALVSPELRGRGAFEIGWLGRPRLTPQGVIDAVPGFWSSGKFIVMSPSALPRLEVNTLLIKGDVPLAELARMVPASTVDSQERALAVIREDPLTGAVRSTLIVVTVALGLYALVAVVLSLVVGAADRTRAVSFLRTLGLSERQARRLTVLEVLPMVLVTSLVGLGLGLGLPAALGPGVDLSAYAGDLPVGDYSPDLLTPGALAAALIVAAALGAYAHTAIGRRRNLGAVLRVGDST
- a CDS encoding ABC transporter permease, translated to MRGPVIVKRAFNEPLLLLAALGSILLATTTLVALTMYASSIADAGVRRTMEQASYRQTAATVGAQITAETFPRYDRAVRDELARAYAAVPAITTSFRSDSYVMPGQEGEQQPELLRFGSHDGLDRHAELISGTWPRAGGSTIEAAISLPASSATGFEVGREFVTKGRLDPRPVTVRIVGVFQLRDTSDERWAGEQLLSRGVERGDFTTYGPLMVARETFVARFATSVRTVWTAEPDLSALTPERLRPMADAVGQAGERLTAAGCVSCVVASRLPEVLTQLDTAALVARSTMLIPVLQLLLLAGYALMLTARLLADHRRMEVALLRSRGAGTIRLAALAGGEALLVALPCAVVAPFLGPPLLALVNQLPWLRASGVRLAPSADLGTFLVSFGVALASAVLLMLPALAGARRTYVEELSARGRGGVRGLIERAGADLGLLAVAALAIWQLRRYGAPVTATAAGGLGIDPLIISGPALALLAGGMLGLRLVPRVSRLAERLTSRRPALAPALGAWQVSRRPLRYGGPALLLTMAIAIGILSMTTAATWRASQLDQARHQAGADLRLSGPPDGPELGSLGRGTVFSALPGVTAASPAFRGQTEVSNEDTLLLGLDAAQLGELFQLRPDLSAQTVADMSRALVGRQAGKLDLPGQPRMLVVRVEADAEVPARLVLSDALGVWRDLPLGVLRKGENQLELDLRSPAGRSGKITYPLSLRGVVASSPAGLRLGGLSADGQDVAVPRPSGDVPGVIAFGPLKQLGPLPVVLTADLATALKMGAGKAGRISLAGRVLQVKVVGVVQSMPTAAAGQKAVLADWGTLQAHELAAAEQPRPATEWWLAADDTDPARAALRKSPGWDVTAVDQRELAAALRDDPLASGLQGALMLGFAAALGFATLGFLVNAAVAARERRAEFAVLRALGTSSRQVLGLLATEQAFVIGLSLAAGTGLAVAVGTLVVPHIVLTGQAAAVTPGVLLDIPWAATAAMLALMTGVLFAIVAGLARRLRRGHVVEER
- the rpsT gene encoding 30S ribosomal protein S20 — encoded protein: MANIKSQIKRNKQNEKARLRNKAVKSSLKTAVRKFREAAEQGDVEQAAALQKAAARQLDKAASKGVIHKNQAANRKSAIAKQAAALAAAK
- a CDS encoding glycosyl hydrolase family 18 protein gives rise to the protein MIARTVIRRGLRLLALALAVVVALAGLLAAALRLQFTGAPAAWAKSTGNDALWLGHMWVDGRRTERDVQQLAVRLRATGIKDVYVHSGPFEWDGSLKPSKYPNAANFVKWMRQHLPAVRVSAWLGQAVKNGLDLDDPKSRDNVLAGVAAIMKQGYDGIHYNFEPIGDDDSEFLDLLERTRQHTKLLSTSVPQIEPYPGMRLTARAILSHDKYWSHGYFQQVVSRVDQVAVMTYDSFTPLQSLYGGYVARQAELALDLAPDDKLVLIGAPAYHDHGLAWADAAESVAMAAEGARLALTEHGRRERFGLALYVDFAATEEDWREYMTRWR
- the lepA gene encoding translation elongation factor 4; its protein translation is MRTQPGQTDPALIRNFCIIAHIDHGKSTLADRMLQITGVVDDRSMRAQYLDRMDIERERGITIKSQAVRLPWDGHVLNMIDTPGHVDFTYEVSRSLQACEGAILLVDAAQGIEAQTLANLYLAMNADLHIIPVLNKIDLPAAQPEKFAEELAGLIGCDPSDVLRVSGKTGEGVRELLDHVVQTVPAPIGNADTAARALIFDSVYDTYRGVVTYVRVIDGHLGKRERILMMSTMATHETLEIGVISPEPKVSDRGLGVGEVGYLITGVKDVRQSRVGDTVTSATKPAGEMLAGYEHPKPMVFSGLYPIDGDEYPELREALDKLQLNDAALVYEPETSAALGFGFRVGFLGLLHMEIVRERLEREFGLSLISTAPNVVYRVVMEDGKELTVTNPSEFPTGGKIAQVFEPVTKSTILAPSEFIGAIMEICQGRRGQLLGMDYLSEDRVEIRYTLPLGEIIFDFFDQLKSRTRGYASLDYEPAGEQEADLVKVDILLQGEPVDAFSAIVHKDKAYTYGVDMAKKLRELIPRQQFEVPIQAAIGARVIARENIRAIRKDVLAKCYGGDISRKRKLLEKQKEGKKRMKMVGRVEVPQEAFVAALSTDSSADKAKK
- a CDS encoding acyl-CoA thioesterase → MTFSVRVAVRGYELDTQGHVNGAVYHQYGDHARWECLRAAGITIDNLLASGVGPVTLENTIRYHRELRGGDEVDVTCAFEWGEGRTFLVRQEFRRADGVLAAEMTGVGGLMDLQARRLLADPRSRWRALAHTPEILGL